The Drosophila nasuta strain 15112-1781.00 chromosome 2L, ASM2355853v1, whole genome shotgun sequence genome window below encodes:
- the LOC132788886 gene encoding uncharacterized protein LOC132788886 isoform X2, with amino-acid sequence MDLPSMVQRSGDTLIVRSVVSGNQLYMEQGHNATSNNQNNSNNSNTSNTSNNSNHSGNSNNTTPPLGNVASTSPTAVTTSALEQQLERYRLQQLLQQQQQQAVAAAAAVVNSVQQQQQQQQQQQQHGGLSLDAKEEGLPQCKIKRNYSCNHCAYFTQNPRYHLTHLRDVHGEKIVINKCKLCLYASRHFQKLVRHMKMVHGCTDGIPSGHGQARGKRGMSREARKRRLEESVGVMGGQAVAIAVPDMPTLEQVKRELQLQEQKLQRDIEAYKQRQREELQREQQMELVSNYERQLQATLRDLDARDSFERQSSPAEPPTPSPSGSATPPQQAALSSGGEEPQNRLLKCSACEFTTLYRTQLRAHELEEHGKTKFFRCDKCSYVTHIKARFSKHVKYHSMPMIKCVTCDFRTPYKWNLDRHMKNHGGAGAFKCAACDFTADIKQSLTVHEMNHHVPPVGNAGSIWPRRQNKVGASEMCDDFLSDSAELEDQYNNNNLDDDLEDGDGGALSGGEEHYGKRSKYEEDEEPTDLSQKGGCSSDTSSVGTTTPRAKRPMPNLIPINKSPKDVLNLSKDMNASRSSLTEIASMFFNEKQISEMLDKSDVPQLSPATTITSQASSRSLLAKKGGSFFDKLKTGAQHDNLVCQCGYVAKYLSESIIHAKSCQSSAVVIEDDDAALHEDDADDRLEIDEDDDDRQSHSALNLSVSGSTRCQHCRHRCKSSTDLLHHLSQCAEAIRCANEMYDSNSGESAERRVDAHTLQQQAAVQQQRVCIWNKAAKEIAAAVVQQDKSNLLTKSPISQAASNEENSYYGVETAPGYGEMTPEEEAANSSLKKVYKCPHCSFWASTASRFHVHIVGHLNKKPFECSLCSYRSNWRWDITKHIRLKTIRDPSHKTAKVLMNDETGRRNYTKYNKYITLMKVTEEDGDPKLMKSGEMTPNQVASLAFLKDYQKVGVGAAHDITLEPVSPNKVNNALDDAQLADNLIRLPLLATMMNAAMAKQQHQQQQQQEQHHSTMITPSVTISPVKRSHQQPPGKPSDDLITEVHQEGSEKKTFYRCRKCNFRHHNRDAVLAHVKIHYQESSYPKSNAVTGNSSSTTPLQVSVSSNQQLYMNKVFAAMCLSQQPSPTSGNQVAAVAAGGGNNGQQQHSLIPAGLLQRAIQEASQHSPTPNASALSGLALALAGGKTIAAATTTTSSTASPKANAASILEHGEQKASQNEASADSLTSPTITSNQNNSNSSTARSLQDLLTSPRTRHGHHYGAPANSNANTNVVMGSGYNGSSSSCRLDKKSTSSSTASAAAQQQLQQQQSTSTTTTTTSPLPVTTTPTPISTFPTTTTTTTTTTTGAKSLVHTLGTNNNNNNNNNPSNHNPSDNHSHQNQIIAGDGIYLMATGLNHASLHSTTINLKSTTTPTPTTTTTPTPGSSSSCLSSTSSASTSAASASSSASQSPHSSPPQTMTGQPTTSTTASQRFHSHSPGSPSLLTMNDTDRRDPSPYRCGHCHQVSNWKHVIQRHCRLKHSGDIRIETLERSSGSNAPPIYRPQGAGATNESQSHLLTTTNNNNNNYSNNNNNSNKSSNNIGALLSSKQLEQLLHSPLSASAAAVVNAATTQQDIQAAAAYWAAACKAAVSSGSVEELLQLQQNDQIEITRLPSSSTATATTAAATVATAIHNQQELPSNNNNTKSKQQKCPVCPYISESKSQMNYHVSLHKPTQYECRLCTFVCAKKQHLSSHMRSVHQQQLGAATTATAAASGNSVCLDFTMALQRAAATKQMPQLPLAIDLSQLQLEEEQATTELPPEYQYKLISYCPRCPARFAQKHHNDERNAKLELEQHLAEHAPNELESDEVHICAYCEYRASAETLLQLHRAVHMSHYQEKCQELYRNCKEDVMYPAPKLLQISGPETIWVVDNELGAQLLRQSTTTTTNFDSQNSLLKKQLESGGAIVREQTPPKAQEAEEDEERQSSSTPSTSASVATSDLAADGCSSEAGSVDMPQSAPAPQRCQHCPFETEQHELLQQHLQKHACINAPDEEAQQCAHCDYNALDEAELEEHTAVHFNASEKLKSVEFYTCYDKLEISVEQEPEAEQLEAAEAKQPEHNNNEDNVANANVQHPQEADEEEENEVEEKKEQPEAKKPCTKLILYKTDGELSVKPSPEEESTATQRGENISDRLRRRSLRGNATSTSTATAIAEPATSPNAVETTTDKMILVNAKTGKVIYRK; translated from the exons ATGGACCTGCCCTCGATGGTGCAACGTTCTGGCGATACGCTCATTGTGCGCAGCGTTGTCAGTGGCAATCAGCTGTACATGGAGCAGGGACACAATGCAACCAGTAACAAccagaacaacagcaacaacagcaacacaagcaacactagcaacaacagcaaccatagcggtaacagcaacaacacaacgcCACCATTGGGCAACGTGGCATCCACATCGCCAACAGCGGTGACAACCAGCGCATTGGAACAGCAACTGGAGCGTTATCGCTTGCAACaattgctgcaacagcagcaacaacaggcggtggcagcagccgcagctgtTGTGAACAgcgtgcagcagcagcaacagcaacagcagcaacaacaacagcatggCGGACTCTCGCTGGATGCCAAGGAGGAGGGGCTGCCACAGTGCAAAATCAAGCGCAACTACAGCTGCAACCATTGCGCCTACTTCACACAGAATCCGCGCTACCATTTGACGCATCTGCGCGACGTGCACGGCGAGAAGATTGTGATCAACAAGTGCAAGCTTTGTCTGTACGCCTCCCGCCACTTTCAGAAGCTGGTGCGCCACATGAAGATGGTGCACGGCTGCACCGATGGCATTCCCAGTGGTCACGGGCAGGCGCGTGGCAAGCGCGGCATGAGTCGTGAGGCACGCAAGCGACGGTTGGAGGAGAGCGTGGGGGTTATGGGTGGTCAGGCGGTGGCCATTGCGGTGCCCGATATGCCCACGTTGGAGCAGGTGAAGCGTGAGTTGCAGCTGCAGGAGCAGAAGTTGCAACGCGACATCGAAGCGTACAAACAGCGACAACGCGAAGAGTTGCAACGCGAGCAACAGATGGAACTTGTGTCCAACTATGAGCGACAATTGCAGGCAACATTGCGTGATCTCGATGCACGCGACAGTTTCGAGCGTCAATCCTCGCCCGCGGAGCCACCAACTCCCTCGCCCAGCGGCTCAGCCACGCCTCCACAGCAGGCCGCCTTGTCGTCGGGTGGCGAGGAGCCACAGAATCGCCTGCTCAAGTGCAGCGCCTGCGAGTTCACCACGCTCTATCGCACACAGTTGCGTGCTCATGAGCTGGAGGAGCACGGCAAGACGAAGTTCTTCCGGTGCGACAAGTGCAGCTATGTGACGCACATCAAGGCGCGCTTTAGCAAGCATGTGAAGTACCATTCGATGCCGATGATCAAGTGCGTCACTTGCGATTTTCGCACACCCTACAAATGGAATCTCGACAGGCATATGAAGAATCATGGCGGAGCCGGCGCCTTCAAGTGTGCCGCCTGCGATTTCACTGCGGACATCAAACAGTCGCTCACTGTGCACGAGATGAATCATCATGTGCCGCCGGTGGGCAATGCGGGCTCCATTTGGCCGCGACGACAGAACAAAGTCGGTGCGAGTGAAATGTGCGATGATTTCCTCAGCGATTCGGCCGAGTTGGAGGATCagtataacaacaataacttgGACGATGATCTGGAGGATGGCGATGGCGGTGCGTTGAGCGGTGGGGAGGAGCATTATGGCAAGCGCAGCAAGTAcgaggaggatgaggagcCCACAGATCTGTCGCAGAAGGGCGGCTGCTCATCGGACACATCCAGCGTGGGCACCACAACGCCACGGGCCAAGCGACCCATGCCCAATCTGATTCCCATCAACAAGAGTCCCAAGGA CGTGCTGAACCTTTCCAAGGATATGAATGCCAGTCGCAGCTCTCTCACCGAGATCGCCTCCATGTTCTTCAACGAGAAGCAAATCTCCGAGATGCTCGACAAATCGGATGTGCCACAACTGTCGCCTGCCACCACAATCACATCGCAGGCTTCGTCGCGCAGTCTGCTGGCCAAAAAGGGCGGCTCCTTCTTCGACAAACTGAAGACGGGAGCACAGCACGATAATCTGGTGTGTCAGTGTGGCTATGTGGCCAAATATCTCTCGGAATCCATAATACACGCCAAGAGCTGTCAATCGTCGGCGGTTGTTATCGAGGATGACGATGCAGCGCTGCACGAAGATGATGCCGACGATCGCCTGGAGATcgatgaggatgacgatgatCGTCAGTCGCATTCGGCCTTGAACTTGAGCGTTTCGGGCTCCACTCGCTGTCAGCACTGTCGACATCGTTGCAAATCGTCCACAGATCTGTTGCATCATCTCTCGCAATGCGCCGAAGCCATTCGCTGTGCCAACGAGATGTACGATTCGAATTCTGGGGAAAGTGCCGAGCGTCGTGTGGATGCGCACACGTTGCAACAACAGGCGGCggtgcaacagcaacgtgtCTGCATTTGGAACAAGGCGGCCAAAGAAATTGCCGCCGCTGTGGTGCAGCAGGATAAGTCCAATCTGTTGACCAAATCCCCGATTAGTCAAGCTGCCAGCAATGAGGAGAACAGCTATTATGGCGTGGAAACAGCGCCTGGTTATGGTGAG ATGACGCccgaagaagaagcagccAACTCATCACTGAAGAAGGTCTACAAGTGTCCACACTGCAGTTTCTGGGCATCGACAGCATCGCGCTTCCACGTCCACATCGTTGGCCATCTGAACAAGAAACCCTTCGAGTGCTCGCTCTGCTCGTATCGCTCCAATTGGCGCTGGGACATCACCAAGCACATCAGGCTAAAGACCATTCGGGATCCATCGCATAAGACGGCCAAGGTGCTGATGAACGATGAGACGGGACGACGCAATTACACCAAGTACAACAAGTACATTACACTGATGAAGGTGACCGAAGAGGATGGGGATCCGAAGCTTATGAAATCCGGTGAAATGACCCCCAATCAGGTGGCATCGTTGGCCTTCTTGAAGGACTATCAAAAGGTGGGCGTTGGCGCTGCTCATGACATCACCTTGGAGCCGGTGTCGCCCAACAAAGTCAACAATGCACTGGACGACGCTCAGCTGGCGGATAATCTGATTCGTTTGCCATTGCTGGCAACGATGATGAATGCCGCAATggccaagcagcagcatcaacagcaacagcagcaggagcaacatCACTCCACCATGATCACGCCTTCGGTAACCATTTCGCCAGTGAAACGTTCGCATCAGCAGCCACCAGGAAAGCCCAGTGATGATCTCATCACTGAGGTGCATCAGGAGGGCAGCGAGAAGAAGACCTTCTACCGATGCCGCAAGTGCAACTTTAG ACATCACAATCGTGACGCGGTGCTGGCGCATGTCAAAATCCACTATCAGGAGTCGAGTTACCCCAAATCGAATGCTGTcacaggcaacagcagcagcacaacacCATTGCAGGTCTCGGTTAGCTCCAATCAACAGCTCTATATGAATAAAGTATTTGCCGCCATGTGCCTATCACAGCAGCCATCGCCCACATCGGGCAACcaggttgctgctgttgctgctggtggtggcaacaatggccaacaacaacattcccTAATACCAGCTGGATTGCTGCAGCGTGCCATTCAAGAGGCATCACAGCATTCACCGACACCGAATGCAAGTGCTTTGAGTGGTCTCGCTTTAGCTCTAGCTGGTGGCAAGAcgatagcagcagcaaccacaacaacatcgTCGACAGCATCGCCAAAAGCAAATGCCGCCTCCATATTAGAGCACGGTGAGCAGAAAGCGAGTCAAAATGAGGCAAGTGCCGACAGTCTGACGTCGCCCACAATCACCAGCAACCAAAACAATTCGAACTCAAGCACAGCTCGATCCTTGCAAGATCTGCTAACATCACCGCGTACACGACATGGTCATCATTATGGTGCTCCTGCTAATTCTAATGCTAATACAAATGTGgttatgggtagcggatataacggcagcagcagcagctgccggcTGGATAAGAAGAGCACATCCTCATCCACAGCGAGTGCTGCtgcacaacagcaactacaacaacaacaaagcacctccaccacaaccacaactacaTCGCCTTTGCCAGTAACTACCACTCCTACTCCTATTTCTACTTTTccaactactactactactactactactactactactggTGCTAAGTCTTTGGTTCATACACTGGgtacaaacaataacaacaacaacaacaacaacccatCCAATCACAATCCATCCGATAATCATTCccatcaaaatcaaatcatcGCCGGTGATGGCATCTATCTGATGGCAACGGGTTTAAACCATGCCTCCTTACATTCTACTACTATTAATCTCAAATCAAcgacaacaccaacaccaacaacaacaacaacgccaacgccaGGCTCCTCCTCGTCGTGTCTATCATCAACATCGTCTGCGTCAACATCGGCTGCATCGGCGTCGTCATCAGCATCACAGTCGCCGCATTCGTCGCCGCCACAAACGATGACCGGGCAaccgacgacgtcgacgacggcATCGCAACGTTTCCATAGCCATAGTCCAGGTAGTCCCAGTCTGTTAACGATGAACGATACGGATCGTCGCGATCCGTCGCCATATCGTTGTGGCCACTGCCATCAGGTGTCCAATTGGAAGCATGTGATTCAG CGGCATTGTCGCTTAAAGCATTCCGGGGATATTCGGATCGAGACCCTTGAGCGTAGCTCTGGCAGCAATGCCCCGCCCATTTACCGTCCACAGGGCGCTGGCGCCACCAACGAGTCCCAATCCCATCTCCtcaccaccaccaacaacaacaacaacaactacagtaataacaacaacaacagcaacaaatcaaGCAACAACATCGGCGCCTTGTTGAGCAGCAAACAGTTGGAGCAATTGTTGCATTCGCCACTCTCGGCCAGCGCTGCAGCTGTGGTAAATGCGGCCACCACACAACAGGACATTCAGGCAGCTGCCGCATATTGGGCTGCGGCCTGCAAAGCAGCGGTTAGCAGCGGCAGCGTCGAAgagttgttgcaactgcagcagaaTGATCAAATTGAAATCACGCGTCTCCCATCGTCatccacagcaacagcaacaacggcagcagcaactgttgccacTGCAATCCACAATCAACAAGAGttgcccagcaacaacaacaacacaaagtCCAAGCAACAAAAGTGCCCGGTGTGTCCGTACATCTCGGAGAGCAAATCCCAGATGAACTATCACGTCTCGTTGCACAAACCGACGCAATACGAGTGTCGCCTGTGCACTTTCGTCTGCGCCAAGAAGCAACATCTCAGCAGCCACATGCGCAGCGTGCATCAGCAACAACTCGGAGCAGCCACaactgccacagcagcagcctcagGCAATTCCGTGTGTCTGGACTTCACCATGGCGTTGCAACGTGCAGCGGCAACCAAACAGATGCCACAGCTGCCGCTGGCCATCGATTTGAGTCAGTTGCAGCTGGAGGAGGAACAGGCCACAACCGAATTGCCGCCGGAATATCAATACAAGCTTATCAGCTATTGTCCTCGGTGTCCGGCGCGCTTTGCGCAAAAGCATCACAACGATGAGCGGAACGCaaagctggagctggagcagcaTCTGGCTGAGCATGCGCCCAACGAACTCGAGTCGGATGAGGTGCACATTTGTGCCTATTGCGAGTATCGCGCCAGCGCTGAAACTTTGCTGCAACTGCATCGAGCGGTCCACATGTCGCACTACCAGGAAAAGTGCCAGGAATTGTACAGAAATTGCAAAGAGGATGTCATGTATCCGGCACCCAAATTGCTGCAAATCTCCGGTCCCGAAACCATTTGGGTGGTGGACAATGAGCTGGGCGCTCAACTGTTGCGTCAATCGACGACAACCACGACTAATTTCGATAGCCAGAATTCGCTGCTGAAGAAGCAACTCGAGTCGGGCGGCGCAATTGTGCGGGAGCAAACACCACCGAAGGCCCAAGAGGCcgaggaggatgaggagcGTCAGAGCAGCTCGACGCCCTCGACAAGCGCATCGGTGGCCACCAGTGATCTGGCTGCCGATGGTTGCAGCAGCGAGGCGGGCTCCGTGGACATGCCACAATCGGCGCCGGCGCCACAACGCTGCCAGCATTGTCCCTTCGAGACGGAGCAGCATGAGCTACTGCAGCAGCATCTGCAGAAGCATGCGTGCATCAATGCACCCGATGAGGAGGCACAACAATGTGCTCACTGCGATTACAATGCGTTGGATGAGGCGGAGTTGGAGGAACACACCGCTGTGCACTTTAATGCCAGCGAGAAACTCAAATCCGTGGAGTTCTACACGTGCTACGACAAGCTGGAGATTAGTGTGGAACAAGAGCCGGAGGCAGAGCAGCTTGAGGCAGCGGAAGCCAAGCAGCcggagcacaacaacaacgaggacAATGTGGCAAATGCGAATGTGCAACATCCACAAGAAGCtgacgaggaggaggagaacgAGGTGGAGGAGAAAAAGGAACAGCCGGAGGCAAAGAAACCTTGCACCAAGCTGATACTCTACAAAACCGATGGCGAGCTGAGTGTGAAGCCATCGCCAGAGGAGGAATCAACGGCCACACAGCGTGGCGAGAACATTAGCGATCGGCTGCGACGTCGCAGCTTGAGGGGCAATgcaacatcgacatcgacagcgacagcaatcGCAGAGCCTGCCACATCACCAAATGCAGTGGAGACAACGACGGACAAAATGATACTGGTCAATGCCAAGACGGGCAAAGTCATATACAGAAAGTAA
- the LOC132788886 gene encoding uncharacterized protein LOC132788886 isoform X5: MDLPSMVQRSGDTLIVRSVVSGNQLYMEQGHNATSNNQNNSNNSNTSNTSNNSNHSGNSNNTTPPLGNVASTSPTAVTTSALEQQLERYRLQQLLQQQQQQAVAAAAAVVNSVQQQQQQQQQQQQHGGLSLDAKEEGLPQCKIKRNYSCNHCAYFTQNPRYHLTHLRDVHGEKIVINKCKLCLYASRHFQKLVRHMKMVHGCTDGIPSGHGQARGKRGMSREARKRRLEESVGVMGGQAVAIAVPDMPTLEQVKRELQLQEQKLQRDIEAYKQRQREELQREQQMELVSNYERQLQATLRDLDARDSFERQSSPAEPPTPSPSGSATPPQQAALSSGGEEPQNRLLKCSACEFTTLYRTQLRAHELEEHGKTKFFRCDKCSYVTHIKARFSKHVKYHSMPMIKCVTCDFRTPYKWNLDRHMKNHGGAGAFKCAACDFTADIKQSLTVHEMNHHVPPVGNAGSIWPRRQNKVGASEMCDDFLSDSAELEDQYNNNNLDDDLEDGDGGALSGGEEHYGKRSKYEEDEEPTDLSQKGGCSSDTSSVGTTTPRAKRPMPNLIPINKSPKDVLNLSKDMNASRSSLTEIASMFFNEKQISEMLDKSDVPQLSPATTITSQASSRSLLAKKGGSFFDKLKTGAQHDNLVCQCGYVAKYLSESIIHAKSCQSSAVVIEDDDAALHEDDADDRLEIDEDDDDRQSHSALNLSVSGSTRCQHCRHRCKSSTDLLHHLSQCAEAIRCANEMYDSNSGESAERRVDAHTLQQQAAVQQQRVCIWNKAAKEIAAAVVQQDKSNLLTKSPISQAASNEENSYYGVETAPGYGEVTKKMTPEEEAANSSLKKVYKCPHCSFWASTASRFHVHIVGHLNKKPFECSLCSYRSNWRWDITKHIRLKTIRDPSHKTAKVLMNDETGRRNYTKYNKYITLMKVTEEDGDPKLMKSGEMTPNQVASLAFLKDYQKVGVGAAHDITLEPVSPNKVNNALDDAQLADNLIRLPLLATMMNAAMAKQQHQQQQQQEQHHSTMITPSVTISPVKRSHQQPPGKPSDDLITEVHQEGSEKKTFYRCRKCNFRHHNRDAVLAHVKIHYQESSYPKSNAVTGNSSSTTPLQVSVSSNQQLYMNKVFAAMCLSQQPSPTSGNQVAAVAAGGGNNGQQQHSLIPAGLLQRAIQEASQHSPTPNASALSGLALALAGGKTIAAATTTTSSTASPKANAASILEHAALSLKAFRGYSDRDP, from the exons ATGGACCTGCCCTCGATGGTGCAACGTTCTGGCGATACGCTCATTGTGCGCAGCGTTGTCAGTGGCAATCAGCTGTACATGGAGCAGGGACACAATGCAACCAGTAACAAccagaacaacagcaacaacagcaacacaagcaacactagcaacaacagcaaccatagcggtaacagcaacaacacaacgcCACCATTGGGCAACGTGGCATCCACATCGCCAACAGCGGTGACAACCAGCGCATTGGAACAGCAACTGGAGCGTTATCGCTTGCAACaattgctgcaacagcagcaacaacaggcggtggcagcagccgcagctgtTGTGAACAgcgtgcagcagcagcaacagcaacagcagcaacaacaacagcatggCGGACTCTCGCTGGATGCCAAGGAGGAGGGGCTGCCACAGTGCAAAATCAAGCGCAACTACAGCTGCAACCATTGCGCCTACTTCACACAGAATCCGCGCTACCATTTGACGCATCTGCGCGACGTGCACGGCGAGAAGATTGTGATCAACAAGTGCAAGCTTTGTCTGTACGCCTCCCGCCACTTTCAGAAGCTGGTGCGCCACATGAAGATGGTGCACGGCTGCACCGATGGCATTCCCAGTGGTCACGGGCAGGCGCGTGGCAAGCGCGGCATGAGTCGTGAGGCACGCAAGCGACGGTTGGAGGAGAGCGTGGGGGTTATGGGTGGTCAGGCGGTGGCCATTGCGGTGCCCGATATGCCCACGTTGGAGCAGGTGAAGCGTGAGTTGCAGCTGCAGGAGCAGAAGTTGCAACGCGACATCGAAGCGTACAAACAGCGACAACGCGAAGAGTTGCAACGCGAGCAACAGATGGAACTTGTGTCCAACTATGAGCGACAATTGCAGGCAACATTGCGTGATCTCGATGCACGCGACAGTTTCGAGCGTCAATCCTCGCCCGCGGAGCCACCAACTCCCTCGCCCAGCGGCTCAGCCACGCCTCCACAGCAGGCCGCCTTGTCGTCGGGTGGCGAGGAGCCACAGAATCGCCTGCTCAAGTGCAGCGCCTGCGAGTTCACCACGCTCTATCGCACACAGTTGCGTGCTCATGAGCTGGAGGAGCACGGCAAGACGAAGTTCTTCCGGTGCGACAAGTGCAGCTATGTGACGCACATCAAGGCGCGCTTTAGCAAGCATGTGAAGTACCATTCGATGCCGATGATCAAGTGCGTCACTTGCGATTTTCGCACACCCTACAAATGGAATCTCGACAGGCATATGAAGAATCATGGCGGAGCCGGCGCCTTCAAGTGTGCCGCCTGCGATTTCACTGCGGACATCAAACAGTCGCTCACTGTGCACGAGATGAATCATCATGTGCCGCCGGTGGGCAATGCGGGCTCCATTTGGCCGCGACGACAGAACAAAGTCGGTGCGAGTGAAATGTGCGATGATTTCCTCAGCGATTCGGCCGAGTTGGAGGATCagtataacaacaataacttgGACGATGATCTGGAGGATGGCGATGGCGGTGCGTTGAGCGGTGGGGAGGAGCATTATGGCAAGCGCAGCAAGTAcgaggaggatgaggagcCCACAGATCTGTCGCAGAAGGGCGGCTGCTCATCGGACACATCCAGCGTGGGCACCACAACGCCACGGGCCAAGCGACCCATGCCCAATCTGATTCCCATCAACAAGAGTCCCAAGGA CGTGCTGAACCTTTCCAAGGATATGAATGCCAGTCGCAGCTCTCTCACCGAGATCGCCTCCATGTTCTTCAACGAGAAGCAAATCTCCGAGATGCTCGACAAATCGGATGTGCCACAACTGTCGCCTGCCACCACAATCACATCGCAGGCTTCGTCGCGCAGTCTGCTGGCCAAAAAGGGCGGCTCCTTCTTCGACAAACTGAAGACGGGAGCACAGCACGATAATCTGGTGTGTCAGTGTGGCTATGTGGCCAAATATCTCTCGGAATCCATAATACACGCCAAGAGCTGTCAATCGTCGGCGGTTGTTATCGAGGATGACGATGCAGCGCTGCACGAAGATGATGCCGACGATCGCCTGGAGATcgatgaggatgacgatgatCGTCAGTCGCATTCGGCCTTGAACTTGAGCGTTTCGGGCTCCACTCGCTGTCAGCACTGTCGACATCGTTGCAAATCGTCCACAGATCTGTTGCATCATCTCTCGCAATGCGCCGAAGCCATTCGCTGTGCCAACGAGATGTACGATTCGAATTCTGGGGAAAGTGCCGAGCGTCGTGTGGATGCGCACACGTTGCAACAACAGGCGGCggtgcaacagcaacgtgtCTGCATTTGGAACAAGGCGGCCAAAGAAATTGCCGCCGCTGTGGTGCAGCAGGATAAGTCCAATCTGTTGACCAAATCCCCGATTAGTCAAGCTGCCAGCAATGAGGAGAACAGCTATTATGGCGTGGAAACAGCGCCTGGTTATGGTGAG GTAACCAAAAAGATGACGCccgaagaagaagcagccAACTCATCACTGAAGAAGGTCTACAAGTGTCCACACTGCAGTTTCTGGGCATCGACAGCATCGCGCTTCCACGTCCACATCGTTGGCCATCTGAACAAGAAACCCTTCGAGTGCTCGCTCTGCTCGTATCGCTCCAATTGGCGCTGGGACATCACCAAGCACATCAGGCTAAAGACCATTCGGGATCCATCGCATAAGACGGCCAAGGTGCTGATGAACGATGAGACGGGACGACGCAATTACACCAAGTACAACAAGTACATTACACTGATGAAGGTGACCGAAGAGGATGGGGATCCGAAGCTTATGAAATCCGGTGAAATGACCCCCAATCAGGTGGCATCGTTGGCCTTCTTGAAGGACTATCAAAAGGTGGGCGTTGGCGCTGCTCATGACATCACCTTGGAGCCGGTGTCGCCCAACAAAGTCAACAATGCACTGGACGACGCTCAGCTGGCGGATAATCTGATTCGTTTGCCATTGCTGGCAACGATGATGAATGCCGCAATggccaagcagcagcatcaacagcaacagcagcaggagcaacatCACTCCACCATGATCACGCCTTCGGTAACCATTTCGCCAGTGAAACGTTCGCATCAGCAGCCACCAGGAAAGCCCAGTGATGATCTCATCACTGAGGTGCATCAGGAGGGCAGCGAGAAGAAGACCTTCTACCGATGCCGCAAGTGCAACTTTAG ACATCACAATCGTGACGCGGTGCTGGCGCATGTCAAAATCCACTATCAGGAGTCGAGTTACCCCAAATCGAATGCTGTcacaggcaacagcagcagcacaacacCATTGCAGGTCTCGGTTAGCTCCAATCAACAGCTCTATATGAATAAAGTATTTGCCGCCATGTGCCTATCACAGCAGCCATCGCCCACATCGGGCAACcaggttgctgctgttgctgctggtggtggcaacaatggccaacaacaacattcccTAATACCAGCTGGATTGCTGCAGCGTGCCATTCAAGAGGCATCACAGCATTCACCGACACCGAATGCAAGTGCTTTGAGTGGTCTCGCTTTAGCTCTAGCTGGTGGCAAGAcgatagcagcagcaaccacaacaacatcgTCGACAGCATCGCCAAAAGCAAATGCCGCCTCCATATTAGAGCACG CGGCATTGTCGCTTAAAGCATTCCGGGGATATTCGGATCGAGACCCTTGA